Proteins encoded together in one Etheostoma cragini isolate CJK2018 chromosome 11, CSU_Ecrag_1.0, whole genome shotgun sequence window:
- the LOC117953217 gene encoding olfactory receptor 6N1-like: MKSNNSLSPLYFQFTLFADFGSLRYLVFSLCLLLYMTIVSANVVIILTVCLEKSLHQPMYIFICCLSFNSLYGSAGFFPRFLMDILSDTHLISRPLCFIQIYVIYTYASCEMTFLSIMAYDRFVAICQPLHYHSKITFKMVTHLVILAVLYPVFAVGFCLYLTVRLPLCGHKLNRLFCSNWPVVQLSCVDTTLNNIVGEARLNSEERRSRPACLTSSHSSPILSLSSVSCH; encoded by the exons ATGAAGAGCAACAACAGCCTGAGTCCTTTGTACTTTCAGTTCACTCTGTTTGCAGACTTTGGGTCCCTCAGATATCTGGTCTTCAGTCTGTGTCTGTTGCTCTACATGACTATTGTCTCTGCTAACGTTGTCATTATTCTGACAGTCTGTCTGGAGAAGTCTCTGCATCAGCCCATGTATATTTTTAtctgctgtctgtcttttaacTCTCTGTACGGCTCAGCCGGCTTCTTTCCCAGGTTTCTGATGGACATTCTGTCTGACACTCATTTAATCTCACGTCCATTATGTTTCATTCAGATATATGTTATTTACACCTATGCATCATGTGAGATGACTTTCCTCAGCATCATGGCCTATGATAGATTTGTTGCAATTTGCCAGCCTTTACACTATCacagtaaaataacatttaagatGGTAACACATCTTGTGATTCTTGCCGTGCTCTACCCTGTATTTGCTGTGGGTTTCTGTCTCTATCTTACTGTCAGATTACCGCTGTGTGGCCACAAACTGAATAGGCTGTTCTGTTCCAACTGGCCTGTGGTTCAGCTCTCCTGTGTGGACACAACTCTGAACAACATAGTAG GAGAAGCTCGTCTGAATTCAGAGGAAAGGCGTTCCAGACCTGCCTGCCTCACATCATCACATTCATCAcctattctctctctgtcttctgtgaGCTGTCATTGA